One window of Populus nigra chromosome 5, ddPopNigr1.1, whole genome shotgun sequence genomic DNA carries:
- the LOC133695364 gene encoding uncharacterized protein At4g08330, chloroplastic: MASIYTCIECGTNLNLSTTHLYPQDFYFEAGNKGTLSFSSIDSTKFKFEEEDKIRPFFETVNYWGIQRKRTKIKCNSCGCLVGYIYDDGQPSTISPGQFGLGPSQAIPRAPRYRFKTKALRIASET; encoded by the coding sequence atggCGTCCATCTACACTTGCATAGAATGTGGAACAAACCTGAATCTAAGCACAACCCATCTCTACCCACAAGACTTCTACTTTGAAGCAGGAAACAAAGGCACCCTCTCATTTTCTTCAATAGACTCGACAAAATTCAAgtttgaagaagaagacaagATCAGGCCATTTTTTGAGACGGTGAACTACTGGGGCATTCAAAGAAAGAGAACCAAGATTAAGTGTAATAGCTGTGGCTGTCTTGTTGGTTATATCTATGATGATGGGCAGCCTTCAACTATTAGTCCTGGTCAGTTTGGTCTTGGTCCTAGTCAGGCTATTCCAAGGGCTCCTAGGTATAGGTTCAAGACTAAGGCTCTTAGGATTGCTTCTGAAACTTGA
- the LOC133694324 gene encoding DNA-directed RNA polymerase II subunit RPB1, producing MDTRFPYSPAEVAKVRMVQFGILSPDEIRQMSVIQIEHSETTERGKPKPGGLSDPRLGTIDRKMKCETCTANMAECPGHFGHLELAKPMFHIGFMKTVLSIMRCVCFNCSKILADEEDHKFKQALKIKNPKSRLKKILDACKNKTKCEGGDEIDVQGQDNEEPVKKSRGGCGAQQPKLTIEGMKMIAEYKVQRKKSDDQEQLPEPVERKQTLTAERVLSVLKRISDEDCQLLGLDPKYARPDWMILQVLPIPPPPVRPSVMMDTSSRSEDDLTHQLAMIIRHNENLRRQERSGAPAHIISEFAQLLQFHVATYFDNELPGQPRATQRSGRPIKSICSRLKAKEGRIRGNLMGKRVDFSARTVITPDPTINIDELGVPWSIALNLTYPETVTPYNIERLKELVEYGPHPPPGKTGAKYIIRDDGQRLDLRYLKKSSDHHLELGYKVERHLNDGDFVLFNRQPSLHKMSIMGHRIKIMPYSTFRLNLSVTSPYNADFDGDEMNMHVPQSFETRAEVLELMMVPKCIVSPQSNRPVMGIVQDTLLGCRKITKRDTFIEKDVFMNILMWWEDFDGKVPAPTIVKPRPLWTGKQVFNLIIPKQINLIRTAAWHMDSERGMITPGDTLVRIEKGELLSGTLCKKTLGTSSGSLIHVIWEEVGPDAARKFLGHTQWLVNYWLLQNAFSIGIGDTIADASTMEKINETISNAKNEVKDLIRKAQNKELEAEPGRTMMESFENRVNQVLNKARDDAGSSAQKSLSESNNLKAMVTAGSKGSFINISQMTACVGQQNVEGKRIPYGFIDRTLPHFTKDDYGPESRGFVENSYLRGLTPQEFFFHAMGGREGLIDTAVKTSETGYIQRRLVKAMEDIMVKYDGTVRNSLGDVIQFLYGEDGMDSVWIESQKLDSLKMKKAEFDRVFRYEFDDEDWNPTYMMTDHVEDLRNIRELRDVFDAEVQKLEADRYQLGTEIATTGDNTWPMPVNLKRLIWNAQKTFKIDTRIGRVSDIHPMEAVEAVDKLQERLKVVPGDDLLSVEAQKNATLFFGILLRSTLASKRVLQEYRLSREAFDWVIGEIESRFLQSLVAPGEMIGCVAAQSIGEPATQMTLNTFHYAGVSAKNVTLGVPRLREIINVAKKIKTPSLSVYLKPEFNKTKEKAKNVQCALEYTTLRSVTQATEVWYDPDPMSTIIEEDADFVKSYYEMPDEEVAPEKISPWLLRIELNREMMIDKKLNMADIAEKINHEFDDDLTCIFNDDNAEKLILRIRIMNDEAPKGELNDESAEDDVFLKKIESNMLTEMALRGIPDINKVFIKNAKVSSFDESEGFKTTEEWMLDTEGVNLLAVMCNENVDARKTTSNHLIEVIEVIGIEAVRRSLLDELRVVISFDGSYVNYRHLAILCDTMTYRGHLMAITRHGINRNDTGPMMRCSFEETVDILLDAAVYAETDYLRGVTENIMLGQLAPIGTGYCALYLNDEMLKNAIELQLPSYMEGLDFGMTPARSPVSGTPYHDGMMSPMLMSPNLRMSPTVDGVAFSPYVGGMAFSPSTSPVSTSIGYSPSSPVYSPGYSPTSPSYSPASPSYSPASPNYSPTSPTYSPSSPSYSPTSPAYSPTSPSYSPTSPSYSPTSPSYSPTSPSYSPTSPSYSPTSPSYSPTSPSYSPTSPAYSPTSPAYSPTSPAYSPTSPSYSPTSPSYSPTSPSYSPTSPSYSPTSPAYSPTSPGYSPTSPSYNPQSAKYSPSLAYSPSSPRLSPASPYSPTSPNYSPTSPSYSPTSPSYSPSSPTYSPSSPYNSGVSPDYSPSSPQYSPSAGYSPSAPGYSPSSTSQYTPQTSTKGDRDKKDSKSTR from the exons ATGGATACGCGATTTCCTTACTCACCAGCGGAGGTTGCTAAAGTCCGTATGGTTCAGTTTGGCATTCTCAGCCCCGACGAGATA AGGCAAATGTCTGTGATACAAATTGAGCACAGTGAGACAACAGAAAGAGGAAAACCAAAGCCAGGAGGATTAAGTGATCCGCGGCTGGGTACTATTGATAGAAAGATGAAGTGTGAGACTTGCACGGCAAATATGGCAGAGTGTCCAGGGCATTTTGGGCACTTGGAGCTTGCGAAGCCCATGTTTCATATTGGGTTTATGAAGACTGTGCTTAGTATCATGAGATGCGTTTGCTTCAATTGCTCGAAGATATTGGCTGATGAA GAGGATCACAAGTTTAAGCAagccttgaaaataaagaatcCCAAAAGCAGGCTTAAAAAGATTTTGGATGCTTGcaagaataaaactaaatgtGAAGGTGGGGATGAAATTGATGTTCAAGGTCAAGATAATGAAGAGCCAGTTAAAAAGAGCCGTGGTGGCTGTGGTGCTCAGCAGCCAAAACTCACCATTGAAGGTATGAAGATGATTGCAGAGTACAAGGTTCAAAGGAAGAAAAGTGATGATCAGGAACAGCTGCCAGAACCTGTGGAGAGAAAGCAGACCCTTACAGCAGAAAGG GTCTTAAGTGTTTTGAAGAGGATAAGTGATGAGGATTGTCAGTTGCTGGGCTTGGACCCTAAGTATGCACGTCCTGATTGGATGATTCTCCAAGTCCTTCCAATTCCGCCACCTCCAGTGAGGCCCTCTGTGATGATGGATACATCCTCCAGGAGTGAG GATGATTTGACCCATCAGTTAGCAATGATAATTCGACACAATGAGAATCTGAGAAGACAGGAGAGGAGTGGGGCACCTGCTCATATCATATCCGAGTTTGCACAGTTGTTGCAGTTCCATGTAGCTACATATTTTGACAATGAGTTGCCTGGACAGCCTCGG GCCACACAGAGATCAGGGAGACCAATTAAATCTATATGTAGCAGACTTAAGGCAAAGGAAGGCCGGATTAGGGGTAATTTGATGGGGAAACGTGTGGACTTCTCTGCACGTACAGTTATTACACCAGATCCCACCATTAACATTGATGAATTAGGAGTACCATGGAGTATTGCTCTGAATCTCACATATCCAGAAACTGTGACCCCTTATAACATTGAAAG GTTAAAGGAGCTTGTTGAGTATGGGCCACATCCTCCACCTGGTAAAACCGGTGCTAAATACATCATAAGGGATGATGGACAAAGACTCGATCTTCGCTACTTGAAGAAAAGTAGTGATCATCATCTGGAGCTCGGTTACAAG GTGGAGCGTCATTTAAATGACGGTGACTTTGTCCTCTTTAATCGTCAACCCAGTCTCCATAAAATGTCAATAATGGGGCACAGAATCAAGATTATGCCATATTCTACTTTCCGCCTGAACCTGTCAGTTACTTCACCATACAATGCTGATTTTGATGGTGATGAAATGAATATGCATGTCCCACAATCATTTGAAACTAGAGCGGAAGTATTAGAGCTAATGATGGTGCCTAAGTGCATTGTGTCACCTCAATCAAACCGACCTGTAATGGGAATTGTACAGGATACACTTTTAGGATGCCGCAAAATCACCAAGAGGGATACCTTCATAGAGAAG GATGTTTTCATGAACATCTTGATGTGGTGGGAGGATTTCGATGGGAAAGTTCCTGCTCCAACAATTGTGAAGCCACGACCACTTTGGACCGGGAAACAGGTTTTTAACCTTATCATACCCAAGCAGATTAATTTGATTAGAACTGCTGCCTGGCACATGGATTCAGAGAGAGGAATGATCACTCCAGGGGATACATTAGTCCGCATAGAAAAAGGGGAGCTGCTTTCTGGAACTCTCTGCAAAAAAACGCTTGGGACTTCTTCTGGAAGTCTTATACATGTCATTTG GGAAGAGGTTGGCCCAGATGCAGCTCGCAAATTTTTGGGGCATACACAGTGGCTAGTGAATTATTGGCTTTTGCAAAATGCTTTCAGTATTGGAATTGGAGATACCATTGCTGATGCATCaacaatggaaaaaattaatgagACTATTTCAAATGCAAAAAATGAGGTGAAAGATCTTATTAGGAAAGCACAGAATAAGGAGTTGGAGGCTGAACCTGGACGGACTATGATGGAATCATTTGAAAACAGAGTGAACCAG GTGTTGAATAAAGCTCGTGATGATGCAGGAAGCAGCGCCCAAAAAAGTTTATCTGAGAGTAACAATCTCAAGGCAATGGTCACTGCTGGATCGAAGGGGAGTTTCATTAACATATCACAGATGACTGCTTGTGTGGGGCAGCAAAATGTTGAGGGTAAGCGTATACCATATGGTTTCATTGACCGGACGTTGCCTCACTTCACCAAGGATGATTATGGTCCAGAAAGTCGTGGGTTTGTGGAGAACTCATACTTGCGTGGGTTAACCCCACAAGAGTTCTTTTTTCATGCCATGGGTGGTAGGGAAGGTCTCATTGATACTGCAGTGAAGACTTCTGAAACTGGCTACATCCAGAGGCGACTTGTGAAGGCCATGGAGGATATTATGGTCAAATATGATGGTACAGTAAGGAACTCATTGGGGGATGTCATTCAGTTTCTATATGGGGAAGATGGTATGGATTCTGTCTGGATAGAATCACAAAAATTGGATTCTCTCAAAATGAAGAAAGCAGAATTTGACAGGGTATTTAGATATGAATTTGACGACGAAGACTGGAATCCTACTTACATGATGACTGATCACGTTGAGGATTTGAGAAATATCCGAGAATTGCGTGATGTGTTTGATGCTGAAGTTCAAAAACTTGAAGCAGATAGATACCAACTTGGAACAGAAATTGCTACCACAGGTGATAATACATGGCCAATGCCTGTTAACCTCAAGAGGCTTATCTGGAATGCACAGAAGACTTTCAAGATTGATACAAGAATTGGAAGAGTTTCAGATATTCACCCAATGGAGGCTGTGGAAGCTGTTGATAAGCTTCAGGAGAGACTTAAGGTTGTTCCTGGGGATGATCTGTTGAGTGTGGAAGCCCAAAAAAATGCCACTCTCTTCTTTGGAATCTTGCTTCGCAGCACTTTGGCCAGTAAAAGGGTGTTGCAGGAATACAGGCTCAGTCGCGAAGCATTTGATTGGGTTATTGGTGAGATAGAATCACGATTTTTACAGTCATTAGTCGCACCAGGTGAGATGATTGGTTGTGTTGCTGCACAATCCATTGGAGAGCCTGCTACTCAAATGACCCTCAATACTTTCCACTATGCTGGTGTTAGTGCAAAGAATGTCACTCTAGGTGTTCCTAGGTTGAGGGAAATTATTAAtgtagctaaaaaaataaaaacaccttCACTTTCTGTGTACCTGAAGCCTGAATTTAACAAGACAAAGGAGAAGGCTAAAAATGTTCAGTGTGCTTTGGAATACACCACTCTCCGAAGTGTCACACAAGCAACAGAAGTGTGGTATGATCCAGATCCCATGAGTACTATAATTGAAGAGGATGCTGACTTCGTGAAGTCATACTATGAAATGCCAGATGAAGAGGTTGcaccggagaaaatatctccCTGGTTGCTTCGCATAGAGTTGAACCGTGAAATGATGATCGATAAGAAGCTAAACATGGCTGACATTGCTGAGAAGATCAATCAtgagtttgatgatgatttgACTTGTATCTTTAATGATGACAATGCTGAGAAACTGATTCTTCGTATCCGTATCATGAACGATGAAGCTCCAAAGGGGGAGTTGAATGATGAATCAGCTGAAGATgatgttttcttgaaaaagattGAGAGTAACATGCTGACTGAAATGGCTCTTCGTGGTATACCAGATATCAACAAGGTGTTCATTAAAAATGCCAAGGTAAGCAGTTTTGATGAGAGTGAAGGATTTAAGACTACGGAGGAGTGGATGCTGGATACAGAGGGTGTCAATCTCCTGGCTGTTATGTGcaatgaaaatgttgatgccCGAAAGACAACAAGCAATCACTTAATTGAAGTAATAGAAGTGATTGGAATTGAAGCTGTTCGTCGATCCCTACTGGATGAATTGCGAGTTGTCATATCGTTTGATGGATCTTATGTGAATTACCGGCATCTGGCTATACTATGTGATACGATGACCTACCGTGGTCACTTGATGGCAATCACTCGTCATGGTATTAATCGGAATGATACTGGGCCAATGATGAGATGCTCATTTGAAGAGACTGTTGACATTCTCCTTGATGCTGCAGTATATGCTGAAACAGATTACTTGAGGGGCGTCACTGAAAATATAATGCTGGGTCAGCTTGCACCAATTGGCACTGGATATTGTGCTCTTTATCTAAACGATGAGATGTTGAAGAATGCTATTGAGCTCCAGCTCCCTAGTTATATGGAGGGCCTTGATTTTGGCATGACACCTGCTCGTTCTCCAGTTTCTGGGACTCCTTATCATGATGGGATGATGTCTCCCATGCTGATGAGTCCGAATCTCCGCATGTCACCTACTGTAGATGGAGTGGCCTTTTCGCCTTATGTTGGTGGGATGGCCTTTTCTCCTAGTACATCTCCTGTTTCAACATCTATTGGCTACAGCCCATCATCTCCAGTCTACAGTCCTGGATACAGTCCTACTTCACCTTCATACAGCCCCGCCTCACCAAGTTATAGCCCTGCTTCCCCAAATTATAGCCCAACCTCACCCACTTATAGTCCCAGTTCTCCTAGTTATAGCCCAACTAGTCCTGCCTATTCTCCTACAAGTCCATCATACTCCCCCACTTCACCAAGCTACAGCCCCACTTCCCCGAGCTACAGCCCCACTTCCCCCAGCTACAGCCCCACTTCCCCGAGCTACAGCCCCACTTCCCCCAGCTACAGCCCCACATCCCCCAGTTACAGCCCCACTTCACCTGCGTACAGTCCAACATCACCTGCGTACAGCCCAACATCACCTGCGTACAGCCCCACCTCCCCATCCTACAGCCCCACCTCCCCATCATACAGCCCCACCTCCCCATCCTACAGCCCCACATCCCCATCCTACAGCCCCACTTCACCAGCCTATAGCCCAACCTCCCCTGGCTACAGCCCAACCTCGCCAAGTTACAACCCCCAATCAGCAAAATACAGCCCATCACTGGCATACTCACCTAGCAGTCCAAGATTGTCACCAGCCAGTCCTTACAGTCCAACATCTCCAAATTATAG CCCAACATCACCCTCTTATTCGCCCACATCTCCATCATATTCCCCTTCAAGTCCGACCTACAgtcctagcag TCCATATAATTCTGGTGTCAGCCCAGACTACAGCCCAAGTTCTCCACAGTACAG TCCAAGTGCAGGATACTCACCAAGTGCCCCTGGGTATTCACCATCATCTACCAGCCAATACACTCCTCAAACAAGTACCAAGGGTGACAGGGACAAGAAGGATAGCAAGAGCACTCGATGA
- the LOC133694325 gene encoding uncharacterized protein At1g76070-like → MGKRRKSKFSVFACLPQAASPVTFQSPPTSPRMSNTDRGLSGRIISLVPKEARTKARSGSFDDAQEPSSPKVSCTGKVNNKSKKKPQATKSDSCPKPTVLTAFKGKKQGLQSDTSRGRPPVADKPPSLGHMKQFSSNCGVLRDFDWKAHDVSGMPDNSNYSSYDEKNGDKEKVFIVVEVDEDIPREPKKQVELWRRRSCRTPPGPLQLEKQAGC, encoded by the coding sequence ATGGGGAAACGAAGGAAATCAAAATTCAGTGTCTTCGCCTGTCTTCCGCAAGCAGCATCTCCTGTCACGTTCCAGAGTCCACCAACCAGCCCTCGCATGTCCAATACTGACAGAGGTTTGTCTGGTCGGATCATATCGCTTGTTCCAAAGGAGGCTAGAACAAAGGCTAGGAGTGGAAGCTTTGATGATGCACAAGAGCCCTCATCCCCAAAAGTTTCGTGCACGGGCAAAGTCAAtaacaaaagcaagaaaaaaccacAAGCAACTAAGTCAGACTCTTGTCCTAAACCAACAGTACTAACGGCTTTCAAAGGAAAGAAACAAGGTCTGCAATCTGATACCTCTCGTGGGAGGCCGCCTGTTGCAGATAAACCTCCTTCTTTAGGTCACATGAAGCAGTTCTCGAGCAATTGTGGCGTGTTAAGAGATTTTGATTGGAAGGCTCATGATGTTTCAGGGATGCCAGATAACTCAAATTATAGTTCATATGATGAGAAGAACGGAGATAAAGAGAAGGTGTTTATTGTAGTGGAAGTGGATGAAGACATTCCTAGAGAGCCAAAGAAACAAGTAGAATTGTGGAGGAGGAGAAGCTGCAGGACTCCTCCTGGACCTCTTCAATTGGAGAAACAAGCAGGTTGTTAA
- the LOC133694535 gene encoding ATP-dependent DNA helicase Q-like 3 encodes MKKSPLPMVQNTSSNDEKRTRKETLVKLLRWHFGYQDFRGKQLEAIEAVLSGRDCFCLMPTGGGKSMCYQIPALAKHGIVLVVSPLIALMENQVMALKEKGIAAEFLSSTQTSSVRNKIHEDLDSGKPSVRLLYVTPELIATPGFMSKLTKIHTRGLLNLIAIDEAHCISSWGHDFRPSYRKLSSLRNHLPDVPVLALTATAAPKVQNDVIESLCLQDPLVLSSSFNRPNIYYEVRYKDLLDDAYADLSSVLKSYGDVCAIVYCLERTTCDGLSAHLSKNGISSAAYHAGLNNKLRSSVLDDWISSKIQVVVATVAFGMGIDRKDVRMVCHFNIPKSMESFYQESGRAGRDQLPSRSLLYYGVDDRKKMEFILRNAENKKLQSSSSEGKLSKKSLTDFNLMIEYCEGSGCRRKKILESFGEQVSATLCKKSCDACKHPNLVAKYLEELTTSIARQRNGFSRVFMSRSTDMIDEEFRIDEQFSEFWNRDDEAKSSEEDISDFDDETEAVKSLPRSRLSRKSGVDEKIELLQRAEENYYQNKNFDKLKNKVDKNAISETLREASKQRLLNALKLAHQRLGILNIELDTSASFLENECYKKYGKSGKTFYYSQVASTVRWLSSTTLVELTNRLGPGTPSVPVSKEHPPETPPSPLLEQRPPETTNLKRHSSFHSPLLEQKSPETTTLRLHHTFQSETSMNTSPSESSSLSTKLPSIPSFSEFVNSKKEKGNHANTSQNQSQMRLEKTGEKRPRLH; translated from the exons atGAAGAAGTCACCGTTGCCAATGGTGCAAAACACAAGCAGCAACGATGAAAagagaacaagaaaagaaacactAGTGAAGCTGTTAAGATGGCATTTTGGGTATCAAGATTTTAGAGGCAAACAGTTAGAAGCCATTGAAGCTGTTTTATCAG GGAgggattgtttttgtttgatgcCAACTGGTGGAGGGAAGTCAATGTGTTATCAAATTCCTGCTCTTGCTAAACATGGGATTGTTCTTGTCGTGTCTCCTTTGATTG CCTTGATG gagaaCCAAGTGATGGCCTTGAAGGAGAAAGGAATTGCAGCTGAATTTCTTTCATCGACTCAAACATCAAGTGTTAGAAATAAA ATTCATGAAGATCTGGACTCTGGAAAACCATCTGTGAGGCTGCTGTATGTAACACCAGAATTAATTGCAACACCAGGATTTATGTCGAAGCTGACAAAGATTCACACCAGAGGGTTGTTGAATCTCATTGCCATAGATGAG GCACATTGCATTTCGTCATGGGGTCATGATTTCAG GCCTAGCTACCGTAAGCTTTCATCTTTGAGGAATCACCTTCCAGATGTACCAGTCCTGGCTTTGACAGCTACAGCTGCTCCTAA AGTTCAGAATGATGTGATAGAGTCATTATGTCTGCAAGACCCTTTGGTTCTCAGCTCTTCTTTTAATCgtccaaatatttattatgaag TTCGATACAAAGATCTTCTGGATGATGCCTACGCTGATTTATCCTCTGTACTCAAATCTTATGGGGATGTCTGTGCAATTGTTTACTGCCTTGAACGAACAACCTGTGATGGCTTGTCTGCTCATCTTTCCAAAAATGGCATTTCCTCTGCTG CTTACCACGCTGGCTTGAATAATAAACTGCGGAGCTCAGTTTTAGATGATTGGATTTCTTCTAAAATACAAGTTGTTGTGGCCACAGTGGCTTTTGG GATG GGTATAGATAGAAAAGATGTTAGAATGGTTTGCCACTTTAACATTCCAAAGTCAATGGAGTCCTTCTATCAAGAATCAGGTAGAGCAGGACGTGACCAGCTTCCATCCAGAAGTCTCTTGTACTATGGAGTTGATGATCGCAAAAAGATG GAGTTCATTTTAAGAAATGCTGAGAACAAGAAGCTGCAGTCCTCAAGTTCAGAGGGCAAGTTGTCAAAAAAGTCCCTCACTGACTTCAATCTG ATGATTGAGTACTGTGAGGGTTCTGGATGCCGTCGGAAAAAGATTCTTGAGAGTTTTGGGGAACAG GTTTCTGCCACACTATGTAAAAAATCATGTGATGCCTGCAAACATCCAAATCTAGTTGCCAAGTATTTGGAGGAACTTACAACTAGCATTGCTCGTCAGAGAAATGGTTTTTCTCGAGTTTTTATGAGCAG GTCCACAGATATGATTGATGAAGAATTCAGAATTGATGAACAATTCTCTGAATTCTGGAATCGGGATGATGAAGCCAAAAGTTCTGAGGAAGATATATCTGATTTTGATG ATGAAACTGAAGCTGTCAAGAGCCTACCTAGATCAAGATTGTCAAGAAAATCAGGAGTAGATGAGAAGATTGAGTTGCTGCAGCGAGCGGAAGAAAATTATTATCAgaataaaaactttgataaacTG AAAAATAAAGTTGACAAGAATGCCATATCTGAAACACTGAGAGAAGCAAGCAAACAAAGAttattaaatgctttgaagctAGCTCACCAGCGGCTTGGAATCTTAAA CATTGAACTTGATACATCAGCCTCCTTCCTTGAAAATGAGTGCTACAAGAAGTACGGAAAGAGTGGGAAAACGTTCTACTATTCTCAGGTGGCAAGTACAGTAAGGTGGCTATCATCGACTACTTTGGTAGAGTTAACAAATCGGCTCGGCCCTGGCACCCCTTCCGTCCCTGTGTCTAAAGAACATCCTCCTGAGACACCACCATCACCCTTGCTTGAGCAGAGGCCACCAGAAACTACTAACCTAAAACGCCACAGTAGCTTTCATTCACCCTTGCTTGAGCAGAAGTCACCAGAAACTACTACCCTTAGACTCCACCATACATTTCAATCAGAAACTTCGATGAATACTTCACCGTCAGAAAGTTCCAGCCTGAGTACAAAGCTGCCATCCATTCCATCATTTTCCGAGTTTGTGAACAGCAAAAAGGAAAAAGGCAACCATGCCAATACATCACAAAACCAATCACAAATGAGACTGGAGAAGACCGGAGAGAAGAGGCCGAGGTTGCATTAA
- the LOC133694534 gene encoding uncharacterized protein LOC133694534, protein MCTPISLSDQEQLVEKLEIFKFQGRDKNGHKVLRIIGKFLSARFLSVDALKNYLEENIFPRLKKKPFSVLYLHTQVQKSEDFPGISALRSIYDVIPINARDNLQAIYFVHPSLQAKLFLATFGRLHFGSRLYGKLRYINRIDYLWDHIRRNEVKIPEFVCDHDEDLEGHQMLDYGVESDHPRVCGAPFMDSPVTMYSTRCI, encoded by the exons ATGTGCACTCCCATTTCTTTGTCTGACCAAGAACAACTTGTTGAGAAATTGGAGATTTTCAAATTTCAAGGCAGGGATAAAAATGGCCACAAAGTCCTTCGAATTATCGGCAAATTCTTATCTG CTCGGTTTTTGAGCGTGGATGCACTCAAGAATTATTTGGAGGAGAACATCTTCCCTAGGCTAAAGAAGAAGCCATTTTCGGTCTTGTACCTTCACACACAAGTACAAAAGAGTGAGGATTTTCCAGGAATCTCAGCCCTCCGATCAATCTATGATGTTATACCAATCAACGCTAGGGATAATCTCCAGGCAATTTACTTTGTCCACCCCAGCCTACAAGCCAAACTTTTCCTTGCCACGTTTGGCCGTCTTCACTTCGGCAGCAG GTTGTATGGGAAGCTAAGGTATATCAACAGGATTGATTATTTATGGGACCATATAAGGAGAAATGAAGTAAAAATCCCCGAGTTCGTTTGTGATCATGATGAAGATTTGGAGGGCCATCAGATGCTGGACTATGGGGTGGAGAGTGATCATCCTAGAGTTTGTGGTGCTCCCTTCATGGATTCTCCTGTGACCATGTACTCAACGAGGTGTATTTAG